In Verrucomicrobiia bacterium, the genomic window GGCCGGCCATTTCCCGCGAGGTACCCGATGAAGCTCGACCGCACGATCCGGCTGGAAGGCGACCGGGATCCGAATTTCGCCCGGCAGGTGATGGCGATTCCCGGGTGCGAACGCCTGAAGGACTGCATCCAGTGCGGGACGTGTTCGGGGGTGTGTCCGTTGAGCCTGTACATGGATCATGGTCCGCGGCAGGTGATGGCGCTGGCGCGGGCGGGGTTCCGGGAGGAGGCGTTGCGGAGCCGGACGCTGTGGTTGTGCGCGTCGTGTTATGCCTGCACGACCGAGTGTCCGCGGCAGATCCGGATCACGGACATTCTGTACGAGCTGAAGCAGCGGGCGATCCGGGAGGGATTGGCGCCGCGGACCTTGCCGACCCCGACGCTGGCCCGGGAGTTTGCGGCGATGGTGTCGCGGCGGGGGCGGGTGACGGAGAGCGAGCTGGTGATGCGGCTGTATTGGAAGACCGACTGGCTGGCGGCCCTGGGGAACTGGCGGCTGGGTCTGGGTCTGATGAAGCGGGGCCGGTTCCCGCTGCGGCCGGAACGGGCGGCGGGTGCGGCGGAGTTGAGGCGGATGCTGGAGGACCGGGGTGAGGCGGAGGAGGGGACGAAAGAGGTGGCCCGATCCTGAGACCGAACGTTCGAAATCCAACCCATTGGAGGCCCCATGCCCTACGGATACTTTCCTGGCTGCTCGCTGCGCGGAACGGGCCGTGCGTATGAGGAGTCGCTGCTGCCGGTGTTCCGGCATCTGGGACTCGAACTGACCGAACTGACCGACTGGAACTGCTGCGGGGCGACGGCGTACATGTCGGTGGACGAGACGCAGGCATGCGTGCTGGCGGCGCGGAACCTGGCGCTGGCGGAGCGGGAAGGGCACGGCGAGGTGGTGGCGCCGTGCAGCGCCTGTTACCTGGTGTTGAACAAGGCGAGGCACTATCTCGAGGAGTATCCGGCGATGGCGGAGAGGGTGCAGGGGGCGCTGGGGCGGGGCGGGATGGGGGTGCGGGGCCGGGTGGCGGTGCGGCATCCCCTGGATGTGCTGGCCAACGATGTGGGCTGGGAGGCGATCCGGGCGAAGGTGACGCATCCGTTGCGGGGGTTGCGGGTGGCGCCGTACTACGGGTGCCAGATTGTGCGGCCGTACGCGACCTTCGACGACCCGCACGATCCGGTGTCGATGGACCGCCTGTTCGAGGCGCTGGGGGCGACGGTGGTGCGGTGGCCGCTCAAGACCAAGTGCTGCGGGGGCAGTCTGACGGGAACGATCCCGGAGGCGGGGGTGCGGCTGGTGTATCACCTGTGCCGGGAGGCGTTGAAGCGCGGGGCGCAGGTGATCGCGACGGTGTGTCCGCTGTGCCAGTTCAATCTGGATGCGTACCACGACGACATTGCCCGGCGCTGGGAGGATGTGCGGATTCCGACGGTGTATTTCACGCAGTTGATGGGGCTGGCCTTTGGGCTGGCGGAGTCGGAACTGGGGTTGCACCGGGGATTTGTGCGGATGCGATGGAGGAGGGGGGAGGGGGAGATTGCGAGCAAGAGCAAGATTACGAGCAAGAGCAAGATTACGAGTAAGGGTGGGAGTGAGAGGGGGGAGGGAACATGAGGAAGGGGGAGGCCATGGAACCAGGACGCGAAGAGATCCGGATCGGGTTCTACGTCTGTCACTGCGGACACAACATCGCAGCGATGGTGGATTGCGAGGCGGTGGCGCGGTATGTGGGGAAGCTGCCGGGGGTGGTGGCGTCGCGGGATTACCGGTACATGTGTTCCGATCCCGGTCAGGATTTGATCCGGCGGGATGTTGGGGAGCACGGGTTGAACCGGATCGTGGTGGCGGCGTGCTCGCCGCTGCTGCACGAGCAGACCTTCCGGACGGCGACGGAGCGGGCGGGATTGAATCCGTTCTTCTGTCATCTGGTGAACATCCGGGAGCACAACTCGTGGGTGGCGTTGCGGAAGCAGGATGCGACGCGGAAGGCGAAGGCTCTGGCGCAGGCGGCGATTCACCGGGTGCGTTTCCATCGGGCGCTGGAGGTGAAGCGGGTGCCGATCCGGCCGGAGGTGCTGGTGGTGGGGGGCGGGATTGCGGGGATTCATGTGGCGCTGACGCTGGCGAACGCCGGGAAGAAGGTGTTTCTGGTCGAGCGGGAGGCGACGCTTGGGGGGCACATGGCGAAGTTCGACAAGACCTTTCCCACGCTGGACTGCTCGGCGTGCATCTTGACGCCTAAGATGTCGGCGGTGCGGGCGCACCCGAACATCACCCTGTGGTCGCTGTCGGAGGTCGAGCGGGTGGAGGGGTTTGTGGGCAACTACAAGGTTCGGGTGCGGCGACGTCCGAGGTACATCCTGGAGGAGGCGTGCGTGGGCTGTCTTGAGTGTGTGGATGCGTGTGTGTACCGCACGCCGAAGTTCGAGGATGCGTTCAACGAGGGGTTGGGGAAGCGCAAGCCGATCTACATACCGTTTCCGCAGGCGACGCC contains:
- a CDS encoding CoB--CoM heterodisulfide reductase iron-sulfur subunit B family protein codes for the protein MPYGYFPGCSLRGTGRAYEESLLPVFRHLGLELTELTDWNCCGATAYMSVDETQACVLAARNLALAEREGHGEVVAPCSACYLVLNKARHYLEEYPAMAERVQGALGRGGMGVRGRVAVRHPLDVLANDVGWEAIRAKVTHPLRGLRVAPYYGCQIVRPYATFDDPHDPVSMDRLFEALGATVVRWPLKTKCCGGSLTGTIPEAGVRLVYHLCREALKRGAQVIATVCPLCQFNLDAYHDDIARRWEDVRIPTVYFTQLMGLAFGLAESELGLHRGFVRMRWRRGEGEIASKSKITSKSKITSKGGSERGEGT
- a CDS encoding 4Fe-4S dicluster domain-containing protein yields the protein MKLDRTIRLEGDRDPNFARQVMAIPGCERLKDCIQCGTCSGVCPLSLYMDHGPRQVMALARAGFREEALRSRTLWLCASCYACTTECPRQIRITDILYELKQRAIREGLAPRTLPTPTLAREFAAMVSRRGRVTESELVMRLYWKTDWLAALGNWRLGLGLMKRGRFPLRPERAAGAAELRRMLEDRGEAEEGTKEVARS